One window of the Benincasa hispida cultivar B227 chromosome 3, ASM972705v1, whole genome shotgun sequence genome contains the following:
- the LOC120074149 gene encoding thaumatin-like protein 1 — translation MAMASINFFFFSFSLFFHFLPLTHSATITLQNNCTHTIWPGILSGAGTAPLSTTGFSLLPSAASVLSVPASWSGRIWARTYCSTNPSSSRFSCATADCGSGAVECGGACAAPPATLAEFTLNGGGGFDFYDVSLVDGYNIAMQIVPVGGKSGNCTATGCIGDLNGDCPPELRVVMGGGEDGRNRSVACKSACVAFGKAEYCCSGAFANPNTCKPSNYSKYFKANCPLAYSYAFDDGTSTFTCVSANYVITFCPSSLPSLKESSEPQPQAADISGCRRRTAPPSLAIFTAVWVAVWRLRHLFPHCQNH, via the exons ATGGCTATGGCTTCCattaatttcttcttcttttcattctctctcttcttccactttcttcCCCTCACTCACTCTGCAACCATCACACTCCAAAACAACTGCACTCACACCATTTGGCCCGGCATTTTATCCGGCGCCGGAACCGCCCCACTTTCCACCACCGGCTTCTCCCTCCTCCCCTCCGCCGCCTCCGTCCTCTCCGTCCCCGCCTCCTGGTCCGGCCGCATTTGGGCTCGCACTTACTGCTCCACCAACCCCTCCTCCAGCCGCTTCTCCTGCGCCACCGCCGACTGCGGCTCCGGCGCCGTCGAGTGCGGCGGCGCCTGCGCTGCCCCACCCGCCACTCTCGCCGAATTCACCCTTAATGGCGGCGGCGGCTTCGATTTCTACGACGTCAGCCTCGTCGATGGGTACAACATCGCGATGCAGATCGTGCCGGTGGGTGGGAAGTCCGGAAATTGTACGGCCACCGGTTGCATTGGGGATTTGAACGGGGATTGCCCACCGGAGCTTCGGGTGGTGATGGGGGGCGGAGAGGATGGGCGGAACCGGAGCGTGGCGTGTAAAAGCGCGTGTGTGGCGTTTGGGAAAGCGGAATATTGTTGCAGTGGGGCGTTTGCAAATCCGAACACGTGCAAGCCGAGTAATTACTCCAAATATTTCAAGGCCAATTGCCCTTTGGCTTACAGTTACGCTTTCGATGACGGTACCAGCACTTTCACCTGTGTGTCAGCCAATTATGTCATTACTTTTTGCCCTTCCTCTTTGCCAAG TTTGAAGGAATCTAGTGAACCACAACCGCAAGCGGCTGACATTTCAGGTTGCCGGCGTCGCACTGCTCCGCCGTCCTTAGCTATTTTCACCGCTGTGTGGGTGGCCGTTTGGCGCCTGCGGCATCTTTTTCCACACTGCCAAAATCACTGA